TCGTGGTGGATCGGGTTGAAGTCGCCCGAGGCCCCGGCGTAGCGCACGAAGTCGGTCCGCGTGAGCCCCTCGACCCGCACCTCCGGGAGGGCCTCTCCCTCCTCCACCTGTTCCCAGTAGCGCTTGATCGCCGGCATGCCGCCCTCCCTCAGTCCCTGACCACCTGGCCCGTCTCGATGCCGACCTGTCGCGCCCGCGCCACCACCTCGCCCCGCTGGTTGGTGAACTCGGTCTCGGTCACGACGAAGGTCATCGTCCCGCCGCGCTTCCCGGTCTTCTCGTAGATGTCGGCGATCCGGGTGACCGCTGTCAGGACATCGCCGACGAAGATCGGTTTCAGGAACTCGAACTCCTGCTCGCCGTGGAGCGCCCGCTTGAGATCCATCGGCGGCCGCGGGCGGCCCCGGCCGTCGTCCCAGAGGGCCACGGTCTGGAGGAACGTGAGCGGCGGCATGATCCCGCCCGCCTCCCGCCGCGCGTGCTCTTCGTCGAAGTAGAGCGGGTCGTCGTCCTTGATCGCCCTGGCGAACTCGCGAACCTTGCCCCGCTCGACGTGCATCCGCACGGGCTCGCCGGTCCTGCCGATGTAACTCCGGTCCACAGGCATGAAAGACTCTCCGTGTTCCCCGGACTCAACCGGCCGGCTTGAAGCGCGGGATGCTGAGGCCCGGCACGGCTTCCTCGAAGGTGACCTGGACGGGCATGCCGATCGCGACGCGCGAGGGGTCGCAGCCGACGATGTTGGTCAGCACCTGCACGCCTTCCTCCAGCTCCACCCACGCCAGC
The Candidatus Rokuibacteriota bacterium genome window above contains:
- a CDS encoding MaoC family dehydratase N-terminal domain-containing protein is translated as MPVDRSYIGRTGEPVRMHVERGKVREFARAIKDDDPLYFDEEHARREAGGIMPPLTFLQTVALWDDGRGRPRPPMDLKRALHGEQEFEFLKPIFVGDVLTAVTRIADIYEKTGKRGGTMTFVVTETEFTNQRGEVVARARQVGIETGQVVRD